From the Kitasatospora viridis genome, one window contains:
- a CDS encoding transglutaminaseTgpA domain-containing protein — translation MITTQTRLTFYAALATVLAMAGLTPLLDTNNWILPAFLQVAAVTMVGAGLRRLPVPRAVIPVAQLVAAVYLLMFGAVRGSLSFGLLPGPDAVRALGSVLASAGNDIATYTIPAPSTPGLRLVLVGATAMVAIMVDTLAVTLRRAALAGLPLLAFYCVGSGLNTTGEGGAQWLWFLLAGSGYLMLLFAEGRDRLSRWGRVFRGSGTADSRGGLPTGGHRIGVLALACALVVGVSVPATNGLDLLNGFGDGGNGDGPGHSIDALNPVVSLADGLRRPNNQVLIRYHGDDPALRDAYLRITALDDFNGESWKPANEDVQPVPELLPPPDGLVPDVPRSEMTTQISIESNLSTQWLPAPYPIERVDARGAWRYEPQTRSVIGDNGQQAGGLSYDVVSLNVQPTPAQLRSAGAAPPAIEQRYTALPDDLPSMVADLARQVTAGKTDAYDQAVALQDWFSTSGGFSYSTSVDAGSGPAAIAKFLTDKKGFCVHFAATMAAMARTLHIPARVAVGFAPGEDLGDGNFEVGTKDYHAWPELYFAGAGWLRFEPTPSRGVTPSYGNPAAAPAPSQSAAQPTAQPSQQNLPEPTVSNGCPAELHKQGGCPAQDTAAPVAVAKTSAGVPWQLLAVVAGAALVLLLLLSPMLWRRDLRRRRLGRGRRGPGGPGGGELTEAQVLAAWEELIDTAWDLGIPPDDALSPRRTVSRISETGELDESGRAAGGRLALATERVLYASEPGLSAPLGSDVLTVRDGLWAHAGRGRRLRAVLLPPSAARVFWRAGDRMQALRRGLRARLRAAGERLRPGRREG, via the coding sequence GTGATCACCACCCAGACCAGGCTGACCTTCTACGCGGCGCTGGCCACGGTGCTGGCGATGGCCGGCCTCACCCCGCTGCTGGACACCAACAACTGGATCCTGCCGGCGTTCCTCCAGGTCGCCGCGGTCACCATGGTGGGCGCCGGGCTGCGCCGGCTGCCGGTGCCGCGCGCCGTGATCCCGGTGGCGCAGCTGGTGGCGGCGGTCTACCTGCTGATGTTCGGCGCGGTCCGCGGCTCGCTCTCCTTCGGCCTGCTGCCCGGCCCGGACGCCGTGCGGGCGCTCGGCAGCGTGCTGGCCTCGGCCGGCAACGACATCGCGACCTACACCATCCCGGCGCCCTCGACCCCCGGCCTGCGGCTGGTGCTGGTCGGCGCCACCGCGATGGTGGCGATCATGGTGGACACCCTGGCCGTCACGCTGCGCCGGGCCGCGCTGGCCGGGCTGCCGCTGCTCGCCTTCTACTGCGTGGGCAGCGGGCTGAACACCACCGGGGAGGGCGGGGCCCAGTGGCTCTGGTTCCTGCTCGCCGGCAGCGGCTACCTGATGCTGCTGTTCGCCGAGGGCCGCGACCGGCTCTCCCGCTGGGGCCGGGTGTTCCGCGGCTCCGGCACCGCCGACAGCCGCGGCGGGCTGCCCACCGGCGGCCACCGGATCGGCGTGCTGGCGCTGGCCTGCGCGCTGGTGGTCGGCGTGAGCGTGCCGGCCACCAACGGGCTGGACCTGCTGAACGGCTTCGGCGACGGCGGGAACGGCGACGGGCCCGGCCACTCGATCGACGCCCTCAACCCGGTGGTCTCGCTCGCCGACGGCCTGCGCCGCCCCAACAACCAGGTGCTGATCCGCTACCACGGCGACGACCCGGCGCTGCGCGACGCCTACCTGCGGATCACCGCGCTGGACGACTTCAACGGCGAGAGCTGGAAGCCGGCCAACGAGGACGTCCAGCCGGTGCCGGAGCTGCTGCCGCCGCCGGACGGCCTGGTCCCGGACGTGCCCAGGTCGGAGATGACCACCCAGATCTCGATCGAGTCGAACCTGAGCACCCAGTGGCTGCCGGCCCCGTACCCGATCGAGCGGGTGGACGCCCGGGGCGCGTGGCGCTACGAGCCGCAGACCCGCTCGGTGATCGGCGACAACGGCCAGCAGGCCGGCGGGCTGAGCTACGACGTGGTCTCGCTGAACGTCCAGCCCACCCCCGCGCAGCTGCGCTCGGCCGGCGCGGCCCCGCCCGCGATCGAGCAGCGCTACACCGCGCTGCCGGACGACCTGCCCTCGATGGTCGCCGACCTGGCCCGCCAGGTGACGGCCGGCAAGACCGACGCCTACGACCAGGCGGTGGCGCTGCAGGACTGGTTCTCCACCAGCGGCGGCTTCAGCTACAGCACCTCGGTGGACGCCGGCAGCGGCCCCGCCGCGATCGCCAAGTTCCTGACCGACAAGAAGGGCTTCTGCGTGCACTTCGCCGCCACCATGGCGGCGATGGCCCGCACCCTGCACATCCCGGCCCGGGTCGCGGTCGGCTTCGCGCCGGGCGAGGACCTCGGCGACGGCAACTTCGAGGTCGGCACGAAGGACTACCACGCCTGGCCGGAGCTGTACTTCGCCGGCGCCGGCTGGCTGCGCTTCGAGCCCACCCCCAGCCGCGGCGTGACCCCGTCCTACGGCAACCCGGCGGCCGCGCCGGCGCCCAGCCAGAGCGCCGCGCAGCCGACCGCCCAGCCGAGCCAGCAGAACCTCCCCGAGCCGACCGTCTCGAACGGCTGCCCGGCCGAGCTGCACAAGCAGGGCGGCTGCCCGGCCCAGGACACGGCCGCACCGGTCGCCGTCGCGAAGACCTCCGCCGGAGTGCCGTGGCAGCTGCTGGCGGTGGTCGCCGGAGCCGCGCTGGTGCTGCTCCTGCTGCTCAGTCCGATGCTCTGGCGGCGCGACCTGCGCCGGCGGCGGCTCGGCCGCGGGCGGCGCGGTCCGGGCGGCCCGGGCGGCGGCGAGCTGACCGAGGCACAGGTGCTGGCCGCCTGGGAGGAGCTGATCGACACCGCCTGGGACCTCGGCATCCCGCCGGACGACGCGCTCAGCCCGCGCCGCACGGTGAGCCGGATCAGCGAGACCGGCGAGCTGGACGAGTCCGGCCGGGCGGCCGGCGGGCGGCTGGCGCTGGCCACCGAGCGGGTGCTGTACGCCAGCGAGCCCGGCCTGTCGGCGCCGCTGGGCAGCGACGTGCTGACGGTCCGGGACGGGCTGTGGGCCCACGCCGGCCGCGGCCGGCGGCTGCGCGCGGTGCTGCTGCCGCCCTCGGCGGCCCGGGTGTTCTGGCGGGCCGGTGACCGGATGCAGGCGCTGCGGCGCGGGCTGCGGGCCCGGCTGCGGGCGGCCGGCGAGCGGTTGCGGCCGGGGCGCCGGGAAGGCTGA
- a CDS encoding beta-class carbonic anhydrase encodes MTDSTPAAATITDRLVAANREYAVTFKDGGMDARPVQKVAVVACMDARLDLFAALGLELGDSHIIRNAGGVVTDDTIRSLTISQRALGTESVVLIHHTGCGLLGLTEDFRRELELEVGQRPQWAVESFVDLDGDVRQSIQRVRTSPFLPHTDDVRGFVFDVHTGLLREIS; translated from the coding sequence ATGACCGACTCGACGCCCGCCGCCGCCACGATCACCGACCGCCTGGTCGCCGCCAACCGGGAGTACGCCGTCACCTTCAAGGACGGCGGCATGGACGCCCGCCCGGTCCAGAAGGTCGCCGTGGTCGCCTGCATGGACGCCCGTCTCGACCTGTTCGCCGCGCTCGGCCTGGAGCTCGGCGACTCGCACATCATCCGCAACGCCGGCGGTGTGGTGACCGACGACACCATCCGCTCGCTGACGATCAGCCAGCGCGCCCTGGGCACCGAGTCGGTGGTGCTGATCCACCACACCGGCTGCGGCCTGCTCGGCCTCACCGAGGACTTCCGCCGGGAGCTGGAGCTGGAGGTCGGCCAGCGCCCGCAGTGGGCGGTCGAGTCCTTCGTCGACCTGGACGGCGACGTCCGCCAGTCGATCCAGCGGGTGCGCACCTCGCCGTTCCTTCCGCACACCGACGACGTGCGCGGTTTCGTCTTCGACGTGCACACCGGCCTGCTGCGCGAGATCTCCTGA
- a CDS encoding AAA family ATPase codes for MTTYNEQTGTTGLPALNAVIERVRASVESVIEGKPEAVRIALTVMLAEGHLLLEDVPGVGKTMLAKALARSVDCKVRRIQFTPDLLPSDVTGTNVFDQQQMDFEFRPGAIFAQIVVGDEINRASPKTQSALLESMAERQVTIDGTTYELPSPFMVIATQNPVEMEGTYPLPEAQRDRFMARISIGYPSPEAELAMLDVHGGASPLDDLQPVAHAEDILKLIELVRTVHVAPAVRRYAVDLVTATRTSPELRLGASPRATLHLIRAARAAAALAGREYVVPDDLQALAVPVLAHRLLPTAEAQLSRRSAEQIVLELVRRLPVPQGR; via the coding sequence GTGACGACCTACAACGAGCAGACCGGCACAACGGGTCTGCCCGCACTGAACGCGGTCATCGAGCGGGTCCGCGCTTCGGTGGAGAGCGTGATCGAGGGCAAGCCGGAGGCGGTCCGGATCGCGCTCACGGTGATGCTGGCCGAGGGCCACCTGCTCCTGGAGGACGTTCCCGGGGTCGGCAAGACGATGCTCGCCAAGGCGCTCGCCCGCTCGGTCGACTGCAAGGTGCGCCGGATCCAGTTCACCCCCGACCTGCTGCCCTCCGACGTCACCGGCACCAACGTCTTCGACCAGCAGCAGATGGACTTCGAGTTCCGCCCCGGCGCGATCTTCGCGCAGATCGTGGTCGGCGACGAGATCAACCGGGCCTCGCCCAAGACCCAGTCGGCACTGCTGGAGTCGATGGCCGAGCGCCAGGTGACGATCGACGGCACCACCTACGAGCTGCCCTCCCCGTTCATGGTGATCGCCACCCAGAACCCGGTGGAGATGGAGGGCACCTACCCGCTGCCGGAGGCCCAGCGGGACCGCTTCATGGCCCGGATCTCGATCGGCTACCCCAGCCCCGAGGCCGAGCTGGCGATGCTGGACGTGCACGGCGGCGCCTCGCCGCTGGACGACCTGCAGCCGGTCGCGCACGCCGAGGACATCCTCAAGCTGATCGAGCTGGTGCGCACCGTGCACGTGGCCCCCGCCGTGCGCCGCTACGCGGTGGACCTGGTCACCGCCACCCGCACCTCCCCCGAGCTGCGCCTGGGCGCCTCGCCCCGGGCCACCCTGCACCTGATCCGGGCCGCCCGGGCCGCCGCCGCGCTGGCCGGCCGGGAGTACGTGGTGCCGGACGACCTCCAGGCGCTCGCCGTGCCGGTCCTGGCGCACCGTCTGCTGCCCACCGCCGAAGCCCAGTTGAGCCGCCGCAGCGCCGAGCAGATCGTGCTGGAGCTGGTCCGCCGGCTGCCCGTCCCGCAGGGACGCTGA
- a CDS encoding cell division protein FtsL: MRETTVRAGEGIQQGRLLPGQLGRARITVRPGRPPRGSGRGRTPFAVLVGLLLSAGLLGLLMLNTALNEGSFELTKLQKQTTTLTDQQQALQQEIDHDSAPDALENAARGLGMVSGGDPAFLKDDGTVLGSPAPAKDSPPVKRSGESPWPGVGQPAPSAAPPPAADTGSPSATPAAPDPAATGEGALRVDPVSPTSSPSGSASR, encoded by the coding sequence ATGAGGGAGACGACGGTGCGGGCCGGCGAGGGCATCCAGCAGGGCCGGCTGCTGCCGGGGCAACTGGGGCGGGCACGGATCACCGTGCGCCCCGGGAGGCCGCCGCGCGGCAGCGGGCGCGGCCGCACGCCCTTCGCGGTGCTGGTCGGCCTGCTGCTCTCGGCCGGGCTGCTCGGCCTGCTGATGCTCAACACCGCGCTCAACGAGGGCTCCTTCGAGCTGACCAAGCTGCAGAAGCAGACCACCACGCTGACCGACCAGCAGCAGGCGCTGCAGCAGGAGATCGACCACGACTCCGCGCCGGACGCGCTGGAGAACGCCGCCCGCGGGCTCGGCATGGTGTCCGGCGGCGACCCGGCCTTCCTGAAGGACGACGGCACGGTGCTCGGCAGCCCGGCCCCCGCCAAGGACAGCCCGCCGGTCAAGCGCTCCGGCGAGTCCCCGTGGCCGGGCGTCGGCCAGCCCGCGCCCTCGGCCGCCCCGCCGCCCGCGGCGGACACCGGTTCGCCCAGCGCCACCCCCGCCGCCCCCGACCCGGCCGCCACCGGTGAGGGCGCGCTGCGGGTCGATCCCGTGAGCCCGACCTCCAGCCCGAGCGGAAGCGCCTCCCGATGA
- a CDS encoding DUF58 domain-containing protein, with translation MAQADGNPTGFRTGLRGLTTRGRSFIAAGCTAAVCSFLFGQGALLQVGVLLAGLPLLAAALVLRTRYRVAGGRRLTPHRAPAGSEARVHLRVDNISRVPTGLLMLEDKVPYVLGPRPRFVLDRVEPRGFREVSYRVRSDLRGRYPLGPLQLRLCDPFGMCELTRSFSTSDTLTVVPQVHPLPPIKLTGEWAGYGDSHSRAVALAGDDDTVPREYRYGDDLRRVHWKSTAKYGELMVRREEQPLRARATVLLDTRETGHRGSGPASSFEWAVSCAASVGQHLLERGYQTRLLTDTGLQVPESRNSGGSSPSESAGLLLDALAVAEHSSGGGLGRAEEALRLGGEGLLVAIVGELDEEQAAGLARLRRNTGAAVVFLLDTASWSGLRPLGGPAETDERTQAQLRMLREAGWTVLPTRAGDSVPDLWRRADARAQAAATAPGRKGADK, from the coding sequence GTGGCCCAGGCGGACGGCAACCCGACCGGGTTCCGCACCGGCCTGCGGGGCCTGACCACCCGGGGCCGCTCCTTCATCGCCGCCGGGTGCACCGCGGCGGTCTGCTCGTTCCTGTTCGGCCAGGGCGCGCTGCTCCAGGTCGGGGTGCTGCTGGCCGGGCTGCCGCTGCTGGCCGCCGCGCTGGTGCTGCGCACCCGCTACCGGGTGGCCGGCGGCCGGCGGCTGACCCCGCACCGGGCGCCGGCCGGCTCGGAGGCCCGGGTGCACCTGCGGGTGGACAACATCTCCCGGGTGCCGACCGGGCTGCTCATGCTGGAGGACAAGGTGCCGTACGTGCTCGGGCCGCGCCCGCGCTTCGTGCTGGACCGGGTCGAACCGCGCGGCTTCCGGGAGGTCTCTTACCGGGTCCGCTCCGACCTGCGCGGCCGCTACCCGCTCGGCCCGCTGCAGCTGCGGCTGTGCGACCCGTTCGGGATGTGCGAGCTGACCCGCTCGTTCAGCACCTCGGACACCCTGACCGTGGTGCCGCAGGTGCACCCGCTGCCGCCGATCAAGCTGACCGGCGAGTGGGCCGGCTACGGCGACAGCCACTCCCGGGCGGTCGCGCTGGCCGGCGACGACGACACCGTGCCCCGCGAGTACCGCTACGGCGACGACCTGCGCCGGGTGCACTGGAAGTCCACCGCCAAGTACGGCGAGCTGATGGTCCGTCGGGAGGAGCAGCCGCTCAGGGCCCGGGCCACCGTGCTGCTGGACACCCGGGAGACCGGGCACCGCGGCTCCGGCCCGGCCTCCTCCTTCGAGTGGGCGGTGAGCTGCGCCGCCTCGGTCGGCCAGCACCTGCTGGAGCGCGGCTACCAGACCCGGCTGCTCACCGACACCGGCCTGCAGGTGCCGGAGAGCCGCAACTCGGGCGGCAGCTCGCCGAGCGAGTCGGCCGGCCTGCTGCTGGACGCGCTGGCGGTGGCCGAGCACTCCTCCGGTGGCGGCCTCGGCCGGGCCGAGGAGGCGCTGCGCCTCGGCGGCGAGGGCCTGCTGGTGGCGATCGTCGGCGAGTTGGACGAGGAGCAGGCGGCCGGCCTGGCCCGGCTGCGCCGCAACACCGGCGCGGCCGTGGTCTTCCTGCTGGACACCGCCAGCTGGTCCGGCCTGCGCCCGCTCGGCGGCCCAGCTGAGACCGACGAGCGGACGCAGGCCCAGCTGCGGATGCTCCGGGAGGCCGGCTGGACGGTCCTGCCGACCCGGGCCGGCGACTCGGTGCCGGACCTGTGGCGACGGGCCGACGCACGGGCCCAGGCGGCCGCGACGGCCCCGGGCCGGAAGGGGGCGGACAAGTGA
- the rsmH gene encoding 16S rRNA (cytosine(1402)-N(4))-methyltransferase RsmH, which produces MPTGTPEPKHVPVMLQRCMDALAPAISRPGAVVVDATLGLGGHSEALLTQFPEVHLVAVDRDPVALRLAGERLAPFGDRATLVHAVYDEIPEVLADLGIDRVQGLLFDLGVSSMQLDEADRGFAYAQDAPLDMRMDQTRGISAAEVLNTYSHGDLARILKVYGEERFAGKIASVILREREKEPFTTSARLVELVRNAIPAATRRTGGNPAKRTFQALRIEVNGELEVLDRAIPGALDVLAVGGRIAVMSYQSLEDRLVKQYFAAGATSTAPPELPFVPEEHQPRLKLITRGAELATEAEIEENRRAAPVRLRVAERIRERR; this is translated from the coding sequence ATGCCCACAGGCACCCCGGAACCCAAGCACGTCCCGGTCATGCTGCAACGCTGCATGGACGCGCTGGCCCCGGCGATCTCCCGGCCCGGCGCGGTCGTGGTGGACGCCACCCTGGGCCTGGGCGGGCACAGCGAGGCGCTGCTCACCCAGTTCCCCGAGGTCCACCTGGTCGCGGTGGACCGCGACCCGGTGGCGCTGCGGCTGGCCGGCGAGCGGCTGGCGCCGTTCGGCGACCGGGCCACCCTGGTGCACGCCGTCTACGACGAGATCCCCGAGGTGCTGGCCGACCTGGGCATCGACCGGGTGCAGGGCCTGCTCTTCGACCTGGGCGTCTCCTCGATGCAGCTGGACGAGGCCGACCGCGGCTTCGCCTACGCCCAGGACGCCCCGCTGGACATGCGGATGGACCAGACCCGCGGGATCAGCGCCGCCGAGGTGCTCAACACCTACAGCCACGGCGACCTGGCCCGGATCCTCAAGGTCTACGGCGAGGAGCGGTTCGCCGGCAAGATCGCCTCGGTGATCCTGCGGGAGCGCGAGAAGGAACCGTTCACCACCAGCGCGCGTCTGGTGGAACTGGTGCGCAATGCCATTCCCGCGGCGACCCGGCGCACCGGCGGCAACCCGGCCAAGCGCACCTTCCAGGCGCTGCGGATCGAGGTGAACGGCGAGCTGGAGGTGCTGGACCGGGCGATCCCGGGGGCGCTGGACGTGCTCGCGGTCGGCGGCCGGATCGCCGTGATGTCCTACCAGTCGCTGGAGGACCGCCTGGTCAAGCAGTACTTCGCGGCCGGCGCCACCAGCACCGCCCCGCCGGAGCTGCCGTTCGTGCCGGAGGAGCACCAGCCCCGGCTCAAGCTGATCACCCGCGGCGCAGAACTGGCCACCGAGGCGGAGATCGAGGAGAACCGGCGCGCCGCGCCCGTGCGACTGCGGGTGGCGGAGAGGATTCGGGAGCGGCGGTAG